From the Teredinibacter turnerae T7901 genome, one window contains:
- a CDS encoding Hpt domain-containing protein — MQNNVVLDTAMLASLRELLADKFVELVTTYNRDCALRIDAIRSALLTPEFSVINHEAHGIKGSSRNIGANSLADLCEKLEQKARAQDPAGMEQLFTAIEQDFAVVSAELTQLIA, encoded by the coding sequence ATGCAGAATAACGTAGTGCTGGACACCGCGATGCTTGCCAGTTTGCGCGAGCTCCTGGCAGACAAATTTGTCGAGCTGGTAACAACCTATAATCGCGATTGCGCGTTGCGGATAGATGCTATACGCAGCGCGCTGTTGACGCCTGAGTTCTCCGTTATTAATCACGAAGCCCACGGTATAAAAGGCAGTAGCCGCAATATCGGTGCGAATTCTTTGGCCGATTTGTGTGAGAAACTTGAGCAGAAAGCGCGCGCGCAGGACCCAGCCGGCATGGAGCAACTTTTTACCGCTATTGAGCAAGATTTTGCCGTTGTTTCCGCTGAGCTAACCCAACTTATCGCCTGA
- a CDS encoding flagellar basal body-associated FliL family protein — MADADKDTQDENAEDGGGGKKKLIMLVVLGLVIAGLSVGGTLAALKFLTPPPPAEEGAEDAAAEEPTPPPAPAIYFPIKPELIVNFNVRGRQRYLQAELTLLVREEDVIAAIELHMSKIRNNLILLIGGEVYEELLTAEGKELLRQRCLQELQNVMLQEIGKPGIEQVLFTNFVMQ; from the coding sequence ATGGCGGATGCCGATAAAGACACACAAGACGAAAACGCCGAAGACGGCGGTGGGGGAAAAAAGAAACTGATCATGCTTGTCGTGCTCGGTTTGGTGATTGCCGGTCTCTCGGTTGGGGGAACCTTAGCCGCGCTTAAATTTCTCACTCCACCTCCGCCAGCAGAAGAGGGGGCGGAAGACGCTGCAGCCGAAGAGCCGACGCCACCGCCCGCGCCAGCGATATATTTCCCGATCAAGCCGGAGTTGATTGTTAACTTTAATGTTCGCGGCAGGCAACGGTATTTGCAGGCGGAACTGACATTGCTGGTGCGGGAAGAAGATGTGATCGCCGCTATCGAGCTGCATATGTCCAAAATTCGCAATAATCTTATTTTGTTGATTGGTGGCGAAGTATACGAGGAATTGCTGACGGCAGAAGGCAAAGAATTGTTGCGACAAAGATGCCTGCAGGAACTCCAGAATGTGATGCTGCAGGAAATTGGCAAACCTGGTATTGAACAGGTTTTGTTTACTAATTTTGTAATGCAGTAA
- a CDS encoding protein-glutamate methylesterase/protein-glutamine glutaminase, whose amino-acid sequence MAKRGPVKVLIIDDSALVRALLSEILSGHENIDVVGSASDPYEAREMIKQLNPDVLTLDIEMPRMNGIAFLKNLMRLRPMPVVMISTLTQQGAPATLEALELGAVDFVPKPKTEGAVALEKYSEEIIEKVLCAARANVAPRIEEKKAQTPDSAVATALTYGKTLKPGFLCAIGASTGGTEAIKDVVKSLPANSPAVVIAQHIPAVFSSSFAKRVDTLSAVHVYEAENNQKIEPGSVYIAPGDAHLRVIERQGSYICQLGTDDLINRHRPSVEALFDSVTKHVGAKAMGVILTGMGADGAAALLRMKQAGCVTVAQDEATSVVWGMPGAAVKLGAADQVLPLDKITRYILTRAYQ is encoded by the coding sequence GTGGCTAAACGTGGGCCGGTAAAAGTTCTGATTATCGACGACTCCGCACTCGTACGTGCACTTCTTTCTGAGATTTTGTCGGGGCATGAAAATATCGATGTTGTGGGCAGCGCATCTGATCCTTACGAAGCGCGAGAAATGATCAAGCAGCTTAACCCGGATGTACTCACGCTAGATATAGAAATGCCACGCATGAACGGCATAGCTTTCCTCAAAAACCTGATGCGTTTGCGGCCAATGCCCGTGGTTATGATTTCCACTCTCACCCAGCAGGGCGCCCCTGCCACCCTGGAAGCTCTTGAATTAGGCGCTGTTGACTTTGTTCCTAAACCTAAGACTGAAGGCGCTGTGGCGCTTGAAAAATACAGTGAAGAAATTATTGAAAAAGTGCTTTGTGCCGCGCGGGCTAACGTAGCGCCTCGTATAGAGGAGAAAAAAGCACAAACTCCAGATTCGGCCGTCGCGACGGCGCTCACCTATGGCAAAACGTTAAAACCCGGTTTTTTGTGTGCCATTGGGGCGTCTACCGGTGGCACAGAGGCGATTAAAGATGTGGTGAAATCGCTGCCCGCCAATTCACCCGCCGTGGTTATCGCGCAGCATATTCCCGCGGTATTCAGTTCGTCCTTTGCGAAGCGTGTAGATACGCTTTCGGCTGTACATGTTTACGAAGCCGAAAATAATCAAAAAATTGAACCTGGTTCCGTTTATATCGCCCCGGGTGATGCACATTTACGTGTGATAGAGCGCCAGGGCAGCTATATTTGTCAACTTGGTACGGATGATCTTATCAACCGTCACCGCCCCTCTGTAGAGGCGCTTTTTGACTCGGTGACCAAACATGTGGGCGCCAAAGCCATGGGCGTGATACTAACCGGTATGGGTGCGGATGGGGCAGCGGCTTTGTTGCGCATGAAGCAGGCAGGTTGTGTGACAGTTGCACAGGATGAAGCAACAAGCGTGGTTTGGGGGATGCCTGGCGCAGCAGTAAAATTAGGTGCCGCAGACCAGGTTTTACCGCTGGATAAGATAACACGGTATATACTTACAAGAGCTTATCAGTAA
- a CDS encoding SpoIIE family protein phosphatase — protein sequence MSEESESPLNILIAEDSAADRLILESIFARAGYVPTLVENGAQAVESFQASKPDLIFLDVLMPVMGGIEAARKIRALAGDEFIPIVFLTSLSGEESLVECIESGGDDFLPKPYNPVVLQSKVKAFSRMRDMHKTLAHQKSVIELHNQHLIQEQTVAKQVYDKIAHSGCLDLDIIRSYMSPLSVFNGDVLVAEVSPSGSVMILLGDFTGHGLPAAIGSMPLASTFYGMVRKGFSLPDIMKEINAKLHQILPVGFFCCATCIDIHIQKRRMRIWNGGLPESYLYRAKTHSYELLQSKNLPLGVLAEQDFEKSTRRIPLDIGDRFFMWSDGIVEARDRTGSMFGEERLKQLMHRHMGLPVLFDEILREVHGHIGETDKDDDISLVEVCVADVEIGLPEEDVHTHVKSRLVDWSMAFTIASTSLKEFDPLPLLVNIISEVPGLKDRSTTLYTVLSELYANALEHGVLGLESRLKDTPAGFTEFYRLRRQRLSELAEGFVSFDLEHHAAPHGGMLTIRVRDSGKGFEPGKRAEKTKDKPDYFGRGLSLLTSICENLTIHPPGNDIEVNFRWTYDDGHD from the coding sequence GTGTCAGAAGAGAGTGAAAGCCCACTCAACATACTTATTGCAGAAGATTCTGCCGCAGATCGCCTAATATTAGAGTCTATTTTCGCGCGCGCCGGATACGTGCCTACCCTCGTGGAGAACGGCGCTCAAGCCGTCGAATCTTTCCAAGCCTCCAAGCCCGATCTCATATTTTTAGATGTACTGATGCCCGTAATGGGGGGCATTGAAGCGGCACGTAAAATTCGTGCGCTCGCGGGCGACGAATTTATTCCGATCGTGTTTCTGACTTCGCTATCCGGTGAAGAATCCCTGGTGGAGTGTATTGAGTCCGGCGGCGACGACTTTTTACCCAAGCCCTATAATCCGGTTGTTTTACAATCAAAAGTAAAAGCATTTTCCCGTATGCGGGATATGCATAAAACCCTGGCCCACCAAAAATCTGTAATCGAGCTTCACAACCAGCATCTTATCCAAGAGCAGACGGTTGCTAAGCAGGTATACGACAAAATTGCCCATTCGGGCTGCCTCGACCTCGATATTATTCGTTCCTATATGTCGCCGTTATCTGTGTTTAATGGGGACGTGCTCGTTGCGGAGGTAAGCCCCAGTGGTAGTGTAATGATTTTACTGGGTGACTTTACGGGGCACGGGCTGCCGGCGGCGATTGGTTCTATGCCGCTGGCGTCAACGTTCTACGGTATGGTGCGCAAAGGGTTTTCCCTTCCGGACATCATGAAGGAGATCAATGCAAAGTTGCATCAGATATTACCGGTTGGTTTTTTTTGCTGTGCAACCTGCATCGATATTCATATTCAAAAACGCCGTATGCGCATCTGGAATGGCGGCTTGCCCGAAAGCTATTTATACCGCGCCAAAACCCACAGTTACGAATTGTTGCAATCCAAAAATCTCCCACTGGGGGTTCTCGCGGAGCAGGATTTCGAAAAATCGACGCGTCGCATTCCGCTGGATATTGGCGACCGGTTTTTCATGTGGTCCGATGGTATCGTTGAAGCGCGCGATCGAACCGGCAGTATGTTTGGTGAGGAACGCCTCAAGCAGTTGATGCATCGACATATGGGCTTGCCAGTGCTGTTTGATGAGATTCTGCGCGAAGTGCATGGGCATATTGGCGAAACAGATAAAGACGACGATATTTCGCTGGTAGAGGTGTGTGTTGCTGATGTGGAAATTGGCCTCCCCGAGGAGGATGTTCACACCCATGTGAAAAGCCGTTTGGTCGACTGGTCGATGGCATTTACGATTGCCTCGACCAGTCTAAAAGAGTTCGATCCTCTGCCGCTTCTGGTGAATATTATTTCGGAGGTGCCGGGGTTAAAAGATCGCAGTACAACTTTGTACACTGTATTGTCTGAACTCTACGCAAATGCTCTTGAGCATGGAGTGTTAGGCTTGGAATCGCGCCTTAAAGACACCCCAGCCGGTTTTACTGAGTTCTATCGATTGCGTCGTCAGAGGCTGTCTGAGTTGGCAGAAGGATTCGTGAGTTTCGATCTGGAACACCACGCCGCGCCACATGGTGGAATGCTGACCATTCGTGTGAGAGACAGCGGTAAAGGGTTCGAACCTGGCAAGCGCGCCGAAAAAACGAAAGACAAACCGGATTATTTCGGCCGCGGTCTGTCGCTGCTCACATCAATCTGCGAAAATCTCACTATTCATCCCCCCGGCAATGATATCGAAGTGAATTTCCGCTGGACTTACGACGACGGTCACGATTAA
- a CDS encoding CheR family methyltransferase encodes MTEKNFGMIKAIAYKLTGISLSDHKKNMVYGRLARRLRALRLNSFDQYCALIDQENCSEHVEFINSITTNLTSFFREKHHFDFMAGQLLPQLMRKNLKTKRLRVWSAGCSTGEEPYSIAMVLRSLASLSGWDVRILATDLDTNVVNKGKNGVYPVDRAENIPDEYRRFLKTDKNHEWVRVKSSVCDLITFKQLNLLQDWPMKGPFDIIFCRNVVIYFDAPTQKKLFDRYANILTDDGHLFIGHSENLHNVTNRFQALGRTIYKKAH; translated from the coding sequence ATGACAGAAAAAAATTTCGGGATGATAAAGGCCATTGCCTATAAGTTGACGGGAATTAGCCTGTCTGATCACAAAAAAAATATGGTGTACGGCCGCCTTGCTCGGCGGCTGCGCGCATTGCGACTGAATTCATTCGATCAGTATTGCGCGTTGATAGACCAGGAAAATTGCAGCGAACATGTGGAGTTTATTAATTCCATCACCACCAATCTAACGTCTTTTTTCCGGGAAAAACATCATTTCGATTTTATGGCTGGGCAACTGTTGCCCCAGCTTATGCGCAAAAATTTAAAAACCAAGCGCCTTCGGGTGTGGTCTGCTGGGTGCTCAACCGGAGAAGAGCCATACTCGATTGCGATGGTTCTGCGCTCGTTAGCGTCGCTGTCTGGTTGGGATGTTCGTATTCTCGCGACCGACTTGGATACTAATGTTGTTAACAAAGGCAAGAACGGCGTCTACCCGGTTGACCGGGCGGAAAATATTCCAGACGAATACCGGCGATTTTTAAAGACGGATAAAAATCACGAGTGGGTAAGAGTTAAAAGCAGCGTGTGCGATTTGATTACGTTTAAACAGCTCAACCTGCTCCAAGATTGGCCAATGAAGGGGCCGTTTGACATAATTTTTTGCCGTAACGTAGTTATTTACTTCGACGCTCCCACGCAAAAAAAACTATTCGACCGCTATGCCAATATTTTAACTGACGATGGCCATTTGTTTATTGGGCATTCGGAAAATTTGCACAATGTAACCAATCGCTTTCAAGCCCTTGGTCGAACCATCTACAAAAAGGCCCATTGA
- a CDS encoding STAS domain-containing protein, which yields MAITSDVSNDGKILKISIDGRFDASSLDDFRRAYEEVDSNSLESYCVDLKDTVHLDSSALGMLLVLRDFAGGDNANIVINNCSPEVKKIFAISSFEQLFTIQ from the coding sequence ATGGCAATAACTTCAGATGTTTCCAATGATGGAAAAATATTGAAAATCTCTATCGACGGGCGTTTCGATGCATCGTCCCTTGACGATTTCCGGCGGGCTTATGAGGAAGTGGATTCCAATTCATTGGAGTCATATTGTGTCGATTTAAAGGACACCGTTCATCTGGATAGTTCCGCACTGGGGATGTTATTAGTCTTACGGGATTTTGCTGGCGGCGATAACGCCAATATTGTCATCAATAATTGCAGCCCAGAGGTGAAGAAAATATTCGCTATCTCCAGTTTCGAACAGCTATTTACAATTCAGTAG
- a CDS encoding methyl-accepting chemotaxis protein: MTSILSKLGLGSDDTYELKLKLEAASDAMAVIEFDPSGNILYANTNFASTMGYSPQELVGKHHRLFVEPEYGNSNEYRQFWESLARGERQQTQFKRFARNGDEIWIDGSYNPLKGRDGRVYKVIKYAINITEQKRQEAESRKLAELADALNICQSRVMFVNEQLEVIYLNKVIKEMFAQRESLLSKDVPGFSVSSIMGFNLGTLFSSDSELKQRLSGISETYRKDFTISGLTFGLIISPWKDSSGKRLGLVLEWDDKTERLAQELKEKLLAEENARIRQSLDVCNTSVMMADVDLNIIYMNNAVRKMMERRESELRKVLPSFNASQLMGANVDQFHKNPQHQRSMLATLKQPYKTSLDVGELNFNLIATPIHDSAGNHLGTVVEWDDRTDAVAKERVEKAEAEENARVRQALDNVTTNVMIADNDANIIYMNAAVVNMMKNAESDLRKSLTGFDASKLMGANMDIFHKNPAHQRGLVNNLKSTYEGKAEVGGRTFTVTANPVTVDGQRIGTVVEWKDRTEEVAIEREVDEIIEAASSGDFSKHIVLDGKTGFFEVLAKGLNDLISTTEVALNDIIRMLGAMARGDLSERITRDYQGSFGRMKDDANETADKLTDVISKLRTAAGSISAAANEIAQGNADLSQRTEQQASSLEETASSMEEMTSTVKQSADNAAQASTSALDAQNKARTGGEVVSRAVNSMDEINAASKRISDIIGVIDEIAFQTNLLALNAAVEAARAGEQGRGFAVVAGEVRNLAQRSAAAAKEIKDLIRDSVKKVQDGTALVNESGTTLSEIVASVEEVTSMMREIADASKEQTSGIEQVNTAVAQMDEMTQQNAALVEEVSAAGESMAEQARAMNQIVDFFSVVGKNDEARQTLEMHTARKRQAVNSSRTASAPATSSRSSAADDEWEDF; the protein is encoded by the coding sequence ATGACTAGTATCCTTTCCAAGCTCGGGCTTGGGTCAGATGACACCTATGAGTTAAAGCTAAAGCTAGAAGCGGCCAGCGATGCAATGGCAGTTATTGAGTTTGACCCATCCGGTAATATTCTATACGCCAACACAAACTTTGCGAGCACCATGGGCTACAGCCCCCAGGAACTCGTTGGTAAACATCACCGTCTGTTTGTTGAACCGGAGTATGGGAACTCTAACGAATACCGCCAGTTTTGGGAATCCCTTGCTCGAGGTGAGAGGCAGCAGACGCAGTTTAAACGGTTTGCCCGCAACGGGGATGAGATCTGGATCGATGGGTCATACAACCCGTTAAAAGGCCGCGATGGCCGCGTGTATAAAGTCATCAAGTACGCGATCAATATTACCGAACAAAAACGCCAGGAAGCTGAAAGCCGAAAGCTTGCAGAGTTGGCGGATGCGCTGAATATTTGTCAGTCGCGGGTGATGTTTGTTAATGAGCAGCTGGAAGTGATCTACCTCAACAAGGTTATCAAAGAGATGTTCGCCCAGCGCGAGAGTCTGCTGAGCAAAGACGTTCCAGGTTTCAGTGTATCCTCCATCATGGGTTTTAATTTGGGTACGCTTTTTTCTTCCGATAGTGAATTGAAACAGCGCTTATCCGGTATTAGTGAAACCTACCGAAAAGATTTTACGATTTCTGGCCTGACTTTTGGCTTGATTATTTCACCCTGGAAGGATTCTAGCGGAAAGCGACTCGGGTTGGTGTTGGAGTGGGACGACAAAACAGAACGTCTCGCACAGGAGTTGAAAGAGAAGCTCCTTGCGGAGGAAAACGCCCGTATTCGTCAATCGCTGGATGTGTGTAATACCTCGGTGATGATGGCGGATGTGGATCTCAATATTATTTACATGAATAACGCCGTTCGCAAAATGATGGAGCGGCGGGAGAGCGAGCTGCGAAAAGTACTGCCCAGCTTTAATGCGAGCCAGTTAATGGGCGCTAATGTGGATCAATTCCATAAAAATCCGCAGCATCAGCGGTCGATGCTCGCAACTTTGAAACAACCCTATAAAACTAGCCTGGATGTAGGTGAATTGAATTTCAACTTGATCGCAACACCAATACATGACAGCGCAGGTAATCATCTCGGTACCGTTGTTGAATGGGATGACCGAACAGATGCGGTTGCCAAAGAACGGGTGGAAAAAGCCGAAGCGGAAGAAAATGCCCGGGTGCGGCAAGCACTGGATAATGTGACCACCAATGTGATGATTGCAGACAACGATGCAAACATCATCTATATGAATGCGGCTGTCGTAAACATGATGAAAAATGCGGAGTCCGATCTTCGCAAGTCTCTCACCGGCTTCGATGCCAGCAAGCTGATGGGCGCGAATATGGATATTTTCCATAAAAATCCTGCTCACCAACGAGGCCTCGTAAACAATTTAAAATCCACCTACGAAGGAAAAGCCGAAGTGGGAGGGCGTACGTTCACTGTAACGGCAAACCCGGTAACGGTTGACGGTCAGCGCATAGGCACTGTTGTGGAATGGAAGGATCGTACAGAAGAAGTGGCTATTGAACGGGAGGTGGATGAAATAATCGAGGCCGCATCGTCCGGTGATTTCAGTAAGCACATTGTACTGGATGGAAAAACCGGATTTTTTGAAGTGCTGGCGAAAGGGTTGAACGACCTTATTAGTACAACCGAAGTCGCGCTGAACGATATTATTCGTATGCTTGGCGCGATGGCTCGCGGAGACCTTTCTGAGCGAATTACTCGGGATTATCAAGGTTCCTTTGGTCGGATGAAAGACGATGCGAACGAAACGGCGGATAAACTTACCGATGTTATTAGTAAGTTACGTACTGCCGCTGGTTCTATTAGCGCTGCGGCAAATGAAATCGCGCAGGGCAATGCGGATCTCAGCCAGCGCACTGAGCAGCAGGCTTCGTCACTGGAAGAAACTGCATCGAGCATGGAGGAGATGACCTCTACGGTGAAGCAAAGTGCGGACAACGCGGCGCAGGCAAGTACTTCCGCATTGGATGCGCAAAACAAAGCGCGCACCGGTGGTGAAGTGGTGAGTCGCGCAGTGAATTCGATGGACGAAATCAACGCAGCAAGTAAACGTATCAGCGATATTATTGGCGTCATCGACGAAATCGCATTCCAGACTAACCTGCTTGCTTTGAACGCCGCAGTAGAAGCTGCGCGCGCTGGTGAGCAGGGGCGCGGATTTGCGGTAGTCGCGGGTGAGGTACGCAATCTTGCCCAGCGCTCGGCGGCAGCGGCCAAAGAAATTAAAGACTTGATTCGCGATAGCGTGAAGAAAGTTCAGGATGGTACCGCATTGGTGAACGAATCCGGCACCACTCTGAGTGAGATTGTCGCATCGGTGGAAGAAGTTACGTCGATGATGCGGGAAATTGCCGATGCTTCCAAAGAGCAAACCTCGGGTATTGAGCAGGTGAATACAGCAGTAGCGCAAATGGATGAAATGACCCAGCAGAACGCGGCCTTGGTAGAAGAGGTTTCTGCCGCAGGTGAATCCATGGCGGAGCAGGCTCGCGCCATGAACCAGATTGTAGATTTCTTCTCGGTAGTGGGTAAAAACGACGAAGCCCGTCAAACGCTGGAGATGCACACCGCGAGAAAACGCCAGGCTGTGAATTCGTCTCGTACGGCGTCAGCGCCAGCGACTTCATCACGGAGTTCTGCGGCTGACGATGAATGGGAAGACTTTTAA
- the cheD gene encoding chemoreceptor glutamine deamidase CheD — translation MFSSDYKPERPLKGFEHINRYWDKRMNTAAAKILPGECYVSRTGEMIVTVLGSCISACIRDRVIGIGGMNHFMLPVASSDSMITRPNAVNKELCYGNWAMEYLINAILKQGGKRERLEVKVFGGGRVLTCMTNIDVGKRNIDFLLNYLERDGLAIAAQDLGHDYPRKVLYFPDTGAVKLKKLRTRANTTIERREKAYLDSMVSKPAEGDIELF, via the coding sequence GTGTTCAGTTCAGATTACAAACCCGAAAGACCGCTTAAAGGGTTTGAACATATTAATCGCTATTGGGATAAGCGAATGAACACCGCTGCAGCAAAAATTTTGCCGGGTGAATGTTATGTGAGTCGAACCGGCGAAATGATTGTTACGGTATTGGGATCTTGTATTTCGGCGTGTATTAGAGATCGGGTGATTGGCATCGGTGGTATGAACCACTTTATGTTGCCGGTGGCGTCCAGCGATTCCATGATTACACGCCCAAACGCTGTGAACAAAGAGCTGTGTTATGGCAACTGGGCGATGGAGTATTTGATTAATGCCATATTAAAACAAGGTGGCAAGCGCGAACGGCTCGAAGTGAAAGTGTTCGGCGGTGGCCGGGTTCTTACCTGTATGACAAATATCGACGTCGGCAAGCGCAATATCGATTTCTTGTTGAATTATCTGGAGCGGGATGGTTTAGCCATTGCTGCGCAAGATCTGGGGCATGATTACCCCAGAAAAGTACTCTATTTTCCAGATACGGGCGCCGTGAAACTGAAAAAGTTACGCACACGAGCAAATACCACTATTGAGCGACGTGAGAAGGCGTATCTGGATTCTATGGTGTCCAAACCCGCAGAGGGCGATATCGAACTGTTTTAA
- a CDS encoding chemotaxis protein CheW has product MQANANADSAVVANVANAGDGISPDSHQTDQYLTFIMAGEEYGVDILCVQEIRGWESATPLPNAPAHIKGVINLRGTIVPIVDLRQCFGMEAIDYTPVTVVIVLKVKSESSEYRVMGIVVDAVSDVYSLGKKDMRPPPDLSNAVNTDFVKGLVNVEDKMVILLDIDELLTLEDVPNLANVAKQIQTSVG; this is encoded by the coding sequence ATGCAGGCTAACGCAAATGCCGATAGTGCCGTGGTGGCAAACGTGGCGAATGCAGGTGACGGTATCAGTCCCGATAGTCACCAGACAGATCAATACTTGACCTTCATTATGGCTGGTGAAGAGTACGGGGTCGATATTTTATGTGTACAGGAAATTCGCGGCTGGGAGAGTGCGACACCGCTGCCGAATGCGCCTGCTCATATCAAGGGTGTAATTAATCTGCGCGGCACCATCGTTCCAATCGTTGACCTGCGCCAGTGTTTTGGTATGGAAGCCATTGATTACACGCCGGTAACGGTGGTGATTGTGCTCAAGGTTAAATCAGAAAGCAGCGAGTATCGGGTAATGGGTATTGTTGTGGATGCCGTGTCGGATGTGTACTCACTCGGCAAAAAAGATATGCGGCCACCGCCCGATTTATCGAACGCTGTGAATACCGATTTTGTAAAAGGTCTGGTTAACGTCGAAGACAAAATGGTCATTCTGCTGGATATTGATGAGCTGTTAACGTTAGAGGACGTACCGAACCTCGCTAATGTCGCCAAGCAAATTCAAACTTCGGTGGGTTAG
- a CDS encoding flagellar hook-length control protein FliK, with product MKVWLMQSLLESASSLDTVSTQKHAAKKLDSFASTDGRDTFRHALDQERKAQAQADSRSEEKADRAQDVRSSAKKEEPAEAAAEIPLAGDSAGQTETQERESITATQEALGSNSDTAASLEQAPIKAEANSGIADGAVESDAALLSAEHPAKDSAMPASGIEVSSSQIVASNIHSSGRGTASPLTPSGGVTSAATVSAANGANAASLTDVSSLQSEPLKSADPQLSTDLAGSKLSGLVASSPATKMLTAETFSRLSGDGEIKEFAEVMANASGHTQTAASAAKAELFPYALAQGTDKIPVTIRFGQTAWAGQVAERTAMMVAQNLSSAELQLDPPELGPLQVKVSVHNDQATVTFVSANAQVREALDQSANRLRDMLAQQGVALGDVNVSDHPSQQSGHQQSQDGETHHARGAGSGIDLLDGEDAAPVTVWAAPTGVDYYA from the coding sequence ATGAAGGTGTGGCTAATGCAATCTCTACTCGAAAGCGCTTCCTCGCTCGACACTGTATCTACTCAAAAGCACGCGGCTAAAAAGCTGGATTCCTTTGCGTCCACAGACGGTCGCGATACTTTTCGGCACGCGCTCGATCAGGAGCGTAAAGCACAAGCGCAAGCGGATAGCCGGAGTGAGGAAAAAGCCGATCGTGCGCAAGACGTGCGCTCATCGGCAAAAAAAGAGGAGCCGGCTGAAGCGGCCGCTGAGATTCCGTTAGCAGGCGATAGCGCAGGCCAAACTGAAACGCAAGAACGCGAGAGTATAACGGCAACCCAGGAAGCGCTGGGCTCCAACTCAGACACCGCTGCGTCGTTAGAGCAGGCTCCTATAAAGGCCGAAGCCAATAGTGGTATTGCCGATGGTGCGGTTGAGAGCGATGCCGCATTGTTGTCGGCTGAACACCCGGCGAAAGATTCGGCAATGCCCGCATCTGGAATAGAAGTGTCTTCCTCTCAAATTGTTGCCAGCAATATTCATTCAAGTGGTCGCGGCACGGCCTCGCCACTAACACCGTCTGGCGGAGTAACTTCTGCTGCTACAGTGTCCGCCGCGAACGGGGCAAATGCGGCATCCCTTACCGACGTATCAAGCCTTCAGAGCGAGCCACTAAAATCCGCTGACCCGCAGCTAAGCACCGATCTCGCCGGCAGCAAATTGTCTGGTTTGGTTGCGAGCAGCCCGGCTACAAAAATGCTGACTGCCGAGACTTTTTCCCGATTGTCTGGAGACGGAGAAATAAAAGAGTTTGCCGAGGTGATGGCTAACGCGTCCGGACACACACAAACTGCAGCTTCCGCCGCAAAAGCGGAGCTTTTTCCCTACGCGCTGGCCCAGGGGACCGATAAAATCCCGGTGACCATTCGCTTTGGCCAAACCGCATGGGCGGGTCAAGTGGCTGAGCGCACCGCAATGATGGTCGCGCAAAATTTGAGTTCGGCGGAATTGCAACTTGATCCACCGGAGCTGGGCCCGCTGCAGGTGAAGGTTTCTGTTCACAACGACCAGGCAACGGTGACTTTTGTTTCTGCAAACGCCCAGGTGCGAGAAGCGCTTGACCAGTCGGCGAACCGGTTGCGCGATATGCTCGCTCAGCAGGGAGTCGCACTGGGTGATGTGAACGTTTCAGATCACCCATCGCAGCAGTCTGGCCACCAGCAATCACAGGACGGTGAAACCCACCACGCACGCGGAGCCGGTTCGGGTATTGATTTGCTCGACGGGGAAGATGCTGCTCCGGTCACTGTCTGGGCTGCGCCCACTGGGGTGGACTATTACGCCTAG